A genome region from Natronobeatus ordinarius includes the following:
- a CDS encoding replication factor C large subunit: MSDWTEKYRPSTLSEVRGNNKARDQLKAWAESWDDHRKAAIVHGSPGVGKTSAAHALANDLGWPVMELNASDDRQADVIKRVAGEAAKSGTLTGGEAGRRLVVLDEADNFHGSADYGGSREVTTLVKSASQPMVLVANEFYDMSQSLRKACETIEFRDVSARSIVPVLRDICRREGIEFDEEALRKIAESTSGDLRSAVNDLQAIAEQAEKLTVEDVVTGERDRTAGIFDFLDALIKEEDAEGALRASYDVDETPDELLNWIEDNVPKDYEGGELADAYEFLANADRWLGRVRATQNYSYWRYASDNMTAGVAASRREPKGGWTRYGPPSYWSKLGRTRGTRDTRDSIAERIAEREGTSVATARQELMPFLAEMSHHCRNRDLTVRMAAAYDLDAKEVSFVTGSGADTKKVQSIVEDAEERTAEQVVEHAGDAFLEGSSSRADDADDGDVGDAADGQVTLASSSDAETDASAETGGRGDGEGEEHSDDGGDDSEDGQAGLSDFF; encoded by the coding sequence ATGAGTGACTGGACCGAGAAGTACCGGCCGTCGACGCTGTCGGAGGTCCGGGGGAACAACAAGGCCCGCGATCAGCTGAAAGCGTGGGCCGAGAGCTGGGACGACCACCGGAAGGCGGCGATCGTCCACGGCAGCCCCGGCGTCGGCAAGACCTCGGCCGCCCACGCGCTCGCGAACGACCTGGGCTGGCCCGTGATGGAGCTCAACGCGAGCGACGACCGCCAGGCCGACGTCATCAAGCGCGTCGCAGGCGAGGCCGCAAAGAGCGGCACGCTGACCGGCGGCGAGGCGGGGCGGCGGCTCGTCGTTCTGGACGAGGCGGACAACTTCCACGGCTCGGCGGACTACGGCGGCTCGAGGGAGGTCACGACGCTCGTCAAGAGCGCGAGCCAGCCGATGGTGCTCGTCGCTAACGAGTTCTACGACATGAGCCAGTCGCTCCGGAAGGCGTGTGAGACGATCGAGTTCCGCGACGTCTCCGCGCGTTCGATCGTCCCCGTCCTGCGGGACATCTGCCGACGCGAGGGAATCGAGTTCGACGAGGAGGCCTTACGGAAGATCGCCGAGTCGACCTCGGGCGACCTCCGATCGGCCGTCAACGACCTGCAGGCGATCGCCGAGCAGGCGGAGAAACTGACCGTCGAAGACGTCGTCACGGGCGAGCGCGACCGGACGGCGGGGATCTTCGACTTCCTCGACGCGCTGATCAAGGAAGAGGACGCCGAAGGGGCGCTGCGAGCCTCCTACGACGTCGACGAGACGCCCGACGAGTTGCTCAACTGGATCGAGGACAACGTCCCCAAAGATTACGAGGGCGGCGAACTGGCCGACGCCTACGAGTTCCTCGCGAACGCCGACCGCTGGCTCGGCCGCGTTCGCGCCACGCAAAACTACTCCTACTGGCGCTACGCCTCCGACAACATGACCGCCGGCGTCGCCGCCTCTCGCCGCGAGCCGAAAGGCGGCTGGACGCGCTACGGCCCGCCGAGTTACTGGTCGAAGCTCGGTCGTACGCGAGGGACCCGCGACACCCGCGACTCGATCGCCGAACGGATCGCCGAACGCGAAGGGACGAGCGTCGCGACCGCCCGGCAGGAACTCATGCCGTTTCTCGCGGAGATGAGCCACCACTGCCGGAACCGCGACCTCACGGTTCGGATGGCCGCCGCCTACGACCTCGACGCGAAGGAGGTCTCGTTCGTCACTGGCAGCGGCGCGGACACGAAGAAGGTCCAGTCGATCGTCGAGGACGCCGAAGAACGGACGGCCGAACAGGTCGTCGAGCACGCCGGAGACGCCTTCCTCGAGGGTTCGAGCTCGAGGGCGGACGACGCGGACGACGGTGACGTCGGCGATGCGGCGGACGGTCAGGTGACGCTCGCGTCCTCGAGCGACGCAGAAACTGATGCAAGCGCCGAAACCGGTGGACGGGGCGACGGCGAGGGCGAAGAACACTCCGACGACGGGGGCGACGACTCCGAGGACGGACAGGCAGGGCTGTCCGACTTCTTCTGA
- a CDS encoding type II toxin-antitoxin system VapC family toxin, whose translation MYAETDFLLALIKDDDWLGEAAEFVYREHRDELWTSQFTLIELLMVAYREERDTERVVSNAANLVEVRGDVETVVTAATYVEDHGFTPFDALHLVESNGDTIVSSDETYADVTSRLDLKGIDDEGLRNH comes from the coding sequence ATGTATGCAGAAACCGATTTTCTCCTCGCACTAATTAAGGACGATGACTGGCTCGGCGAGGCCGCCGAGTTTGTGTACCGGGAACACCGTGACGAGTTGTGGACGTCACAGTTCACCCTCATCGAACTCCTGATGGTCGCCTACCGGGAAGAACGTGATACCGAACGTGTCGTTTCGAACGCCGCCAACCTCGTCGAGGTACGCGGTGACGTGGAGACGGTCGTGACGGCGGCGACGTACGTTGAAGACCACGGGTTCACACCGTTCGATGCGCTTCACCTCGTCGAATCGAACGGCGATACCATCGTCTCGAGCGACGAGACGTATGCGGACGTCACGTCCCGTCTGGACCTGAAGGGAATCGACGACGAGGGACTCCGCAACCACTAA
- a CDS encoding AbrB/MazE/SpoVT family DNA-binding domain-containing protein, giving the protein MSDVALDDRGRLTLPKEVRERYGDRYHVVQLPDGVKLVPVADDPLEALRDEFADVEKSADVLRDEARNAALDEAGR; this is encoded by the coding sequence ATGTCAGACGTGGCGCTTGACGACCGCGGTCGCCTCACGCTCCCGAAGGAGGTCCGAGAGCGATACGGGGACCGATATCACGTCGTTCAGCTTCCCGACGGGGTCAAACTGGTTCCGGTCGCCGACGACCCGCTCGAGGCACTCAGGGACGAGTTCGCGGATGTCGAGAAGTCGGCTGACGTACTTCGTGACGAAGCACGTAACGCAGCGCTCGACGAGGCCGGACGATAG
- a CDS encoding GNAT family N-acetyltransferase translates to MDANADVRPYDPDADREAMWELKRSFELTLASGTGGEEKERTYEEKLTDAYRERYLEWVDRCVDEQPRSVTVAAVDGELVGYVFVLPESLSMIWDAAVLNELFLDEGYRGTGIADELMAAALAFADDQDLPLERIVLDVDRDNERARAFYARHGYEHWGELVARPVEGGTEVEDED, encoded by the coding sequence ATGGACGCGAACGCCGACGTTCGACCGTACGATCCGGACGCAGACCGTGAGGCGATGTGGGAACTCAAGCGCTCGTTCGAGCTCACCCTCGCGAGCGGCACCGGCGGCGAGGAGAAAGAACGAACCTACGAGGAAAAACTCACCGACGCCTACCGCGAGCGCTACCTCGAGTGGGTCGACCGCTGTGTCGACGAGCAGCCCCGATCGGTGACGGTCGCCGCCGTCGACGGCGAGCTCGTCGGCTACGTCTTCGTGCTCCCCGAGTCGCTGTCGATGATCTGGGACGCCGCCGTCCTCAACGAACTGTTTCTCGACGAGGGCTACCGCGGGACCGGGATCGCCGACGAGCTGATGGCCGCCGCGCTCGCCTTCGCCGACGACCAGGACCTCCCGCTCGAGCGGATCGTCCTCGACGTCGACCGGGACAACGAGCGGGCGCGGGCGTTCTACGCCCGCCACGGCTACGAACACTGGGGCGAGCTGGTGGCCCGGCCGGTCGAGGGCGGGACCGAGGTCGAAGACGAGGACTGA
- a CDS encoding helix-turn-helix domain-containing protein, with translation MGGRGPKRELAEKIAGEITLSDDPGATLRKWRTDFDVSQTDLAAELEVSSSVISDYESGRRQSPGIGVVKRLVDGLLAIDERRGGGRIRQYGRVLSAGFESDVVYDLREYATTMPLVRFYDTIDATEVAPGGTDRISGHTVIDSIQAITRLSSEEFFRLYGQSTNRALVFTGVTRGESPLVALRVVNPTPNAVVLHGIDEDALWDHAADLARIDGYSLAVTTMALEEMLEELVELE, from the coding sequence ATGGGCGGACGTGGGCCGAAACGCGAACTCGCAGAGAAAATCGCCGGGGAGATTACGCTGAGCGACGATCCGGGGGCGACGTTACGCAAGTGGCGGACCGACTTCGACGTCTCCCAGACCGACCTGGCGGCCGAGCTCGAGGTCTCCTCGTCGGTGATCTCGGACTACGAGAGCGGCCGCCGGCAGAGCCCCGGCATCGGCGTCGTCAAGCGGCTCGTCGACGGTCTGCTCGCGATCGACGAACGCCGGGGTGGCGGCCGTATCCGCCAGTACGGCCGCGTCCTCTCGGCGGGTTTCGAGAGCGACGTCGTCTACGACCTGCGCGAGTACGCCACGACGATGCCCCTCGTTCGCTTTTACGACACCATCGACGCCACAGAGGTCGCACCGGGCGGAACCGATCGGATCAGCGGTCACACCGTCATCGACAGCATTCAGGCGATCACGCGCCTCTCGAGCGAGGAGTTCTTCCGCCTCTACGGCCAGAGCACGAACCGCGCGCTGGTGTTCACCGGCGTCACCCGCGGTGAGTCACCGCTGGTGGCCCTTCGGGTCGTCAACCCCACGCCCAACGCCGTCGTCCTCCACGGCATCGACGAAGACGCCCTCTGGGACCACGCGGCCGACCTCGCCCGGATCGACGGCTACTCGCTGGCCGTCACGACGATGGCGCTCGAGGAGATGCTCGAGGAGCTCGTCGAACTCGAGTGA
- a CDS encoding HAD family hydrolase: MHATPSTILFDLDGTLCTYERPGSVILEAAFDRLGLEPRFEMADFHGRYLEFLPESADGYELYERTFTALCAEHVDDPSLGERLNRAFHDERDPDDLVALEGAREVVITLEEEYRLGLITNGHPELQRRKLRAIDLPDVFETMVFAGYETPAKPDPEPFRRALSAVDAAPEEAVYVGNVPAVDVAGAQAAGLRAAWLADADRRPDPRPEYVLESLHELRGQLW, translated from the coding sequence ATGCACGCCACGCCGTCGACCATCCTCTTCGACCTCGACGGGACGCTCTGTACCTACGAGCGGCCGGGGTCGGTGATCCTCGAGGCGGCGTTCGACCGCCTCGGCCTCGAGCCCCGTTTCGAGATGGCGGACTTCCACGGTCGATACCTCGAGTTCCTCCCCGAGAGCGCGGACGGATACGAGCTTTACGAGCGGACGTTCACCGCCCTCTGTGCAGAACACGTCGACGATCCGTCGCTGGGCGAACGCCTCAACCGGGCGTTCCACGACGAACGCGATCCGGACGACCTGGTGGCGCTCGAGGGTGCACGCGAGGTCGTGATCACGCTCGAGGAGGAGTATCGCCTCGGGCTGATCACGAACGGCCACCCCGAGTTACAGCGCCGAAAGCTCCGCGCGATCGACCTCCCCGACGTCTTCGAGACGATGGTGTTCGCCGGCTACGAGACCCCGGCGAAGCCCGATCCCGAACCGTTTCGTCGGGCGCTGTCGGCCGTCGACGCGGCTCCCGAGGAAGCGGTGTACGTCGGGAACGTCCCCGCAGTCGACGTCGCCGGGGCACAGGCGGCGGGGCTCCGGGCCGCGTGGCTGGCCGACGCAGATCGCCGTCCCGACCCCCGGCCGGAGTACGTCCTCGAGTCACTCCACGAGCTCCGGGGCCAGCTCTGGTGA
- the gcvH gene encoding glycine cleavage system protein GcvH produces MSFETPEERRYLESHEWALETDGTVRVGITDFAQDELGDVVFVELPDEGDDLTQEDAFGVVESIKAVSDLYAPVSGEVTAINEDLFDAPELVNDDPYGDGWMLEIEASDTDELDELLTAEEYEDQIA; encoded by the coding sequence ATGAGCTTCGAAACTCCCGAGGAACGACGGTACTTAGAATCGCACGAGTGGGCACTCGAGACGGACGGCACGGTTCGCGTCGGCATCACCGACTTCGCACAGGACGAACTGGGAGACGTCGTCTTCGTCGAACTACCCGACGAGGGCGACGACCTCACCCAGGAAGACGCCTTCGGCGTCGTCGAGTCGATCAAAGCGGTCTCTGACCTTTACGCGCCCGTCAGTGGCGAAGTCACGGCCATCAACGAAGACCTGTTCGACGCCCCGGAACTCGTCAACGACGACCCCTACGGCGACGGCTGGATGCTCGAGATCGAGGCGAGCGATACGGACGAACTCGACGAACTACTCACCGCCGAGGAGTACGAAGACCAGATCGCCTAG
- the gcvT gene encoding glycine cleavage system aminomethyltransferase GcvT: MPLQTPPLRGIHDERGAKFTEFGGWDMPVEFDSIREEHAAVREDAGIFDVSHMGEIHVTGPDATTLMNRLTTNDVSALEVGDSQYAAITDEEGVIIDDTVIYRLPDEDGEATYLFVPNAGTDEATHERWVEHRNEWGLEATVDNRTDEYAMFAVQGPDSGNLVTEAVEESIADVGRFEATDVTVEGVECWMGRTGYTGEDGYEFVLPWSEAETVWSAFDCQPCGLGARDTLRLEAGFVLAGQDFDYESDPRTPYEAGIGFTVKLDTEFVGRDALERVEAEGVEEKLVGFRLIDRGIPRHGYDITNTESRVIGTVTSGTMSPTLEAPIGLGYVPVEYAEPGTTFRVVVRGRSKKARVETTPFIDTK; the protein is encoded by the coding sequence ATGCCGCTTCAGACGCCGCCGTTGCGCGGGATACACGACGAGCGTGGTGCGAAGTTCACGGAGTTTGGCGGCTGGGACATGCCCGTCGAGTTCGACTCGATCCGGGAGGAGCACGCGGCCGTCCGCGAGGACGCCGGCATCTTCGACGTCTCGCACATGGGCGAGATCCACGTCACGGGGCCGGACGCGACGACGCTGATGAACCGGCTCACGACGAACGACGTGAGCGCGCTCGAGGTCGGCGACTCCCAGTACGCCGCGATCACCGACGAGGAGGGCGTGATCATCGACGACACCGTGATCTACCGCCTGCCGGACGAAGACGGCGAGGCCACGTACCTGTTCGTGCCGAACGCGGGCACCGACGAGGCGACGCACGAACGCTGGGTCGAGCACCGCAACGAGTGGGGCCTCGAGGCCACCGTCGACAACCGGACCGACGAGTACGCGATGTTCGCGGTGCAGGGTCCCGATTCCGGGAACCTGGTCACCGAGGCCGTTGAGGAGTCGATCGCCGACGTCGGCCGGTTCGAGGCGACGGACGTCACCGTCGAGGGCGTCGAGTGCTGGATGGGTCGGACCGGCTACACCGGCGAGGACGGCTACGAGTTCGTCCTCCCGTGGAGCGAGGCCGAGACCGTCTGGTCGGCGTTCGACTGCCAGCCCTGCGGCCTCGGCGCCCGGGACACGCTCCGGCTCGAGGCCGGCTTCGTGCTGGCCGGGCAGGACTTCGACTACGAGTCCGATCCGCGGACGCCCTACGAGGCCGGCATCGGCTTCACGGTCAAACTCGACACCGAGTTCGTCGGTCGCGACGCCCTCGAACGCGTCGAGGCGGAAGGCGTCGAGGAGAAACTCGTCGGCTTCCGACTGATCGACCGCGGCATCCCCCGTCACGGCTACGACATCACGAACACCGAGAGCCGGGTCATCGGCACCGTCACGAGCGGCACGATGAGCCCGACCCTCGAGGCACCGATCGGCCTGGGGTACGTCCCCGTCGAGTACGCCGAACCCGGCACGACGTTCCGGGTCGTCGTCCGCGGCCGATCCAAAAAGGCAAGAGTTGAAACCACCCCCTTCATCGACACGAAATAA
- a CDS encoding MgtC/SapB family protein, which translates to MNELVLQLADAPLDQTVVRIALAGALGMFLGLEREWSQKSAGIRTFSLISLIGAVFTIMALETALGEALLVLGGLLVIVQGVLLAVQGLTDEDEDAGLSLTTSVSMLVAYGVGALVAAGFILEGVTVAVLSSLLLVLKRELHAFAWGLSREEMRASTEFAILAFVIYPLLPAEWTLEVGELSIPIEPQIIWLMVVAVAGIGIVNYAIVSSYGGRGIAITGFFGGLASSTAVVGTMLDHVRQRPEAASYAVAAILLADAAMATRNLAIAVAFTVGTGVPTLLEAIVPLGAVIVLAFVIAGLTAEWGESMPMDLESPFSMKNALGFGAIFLVVLVFGSLAETWFGTLGFYATAAASGLVSSAGATTSAVVLYRGGQLDGPEATIAILLATVSSIVVKALLASTSTNAQFRRRVAVSSGLLLVGGAIASIVVIL; encoded by the coding sequence GTGAACGAGCTCGTCCTGCAGCTCGCGGACGCCCCGCTCGACCAGACGGTCGTCCGAATCGCGCTGGCCGGCGCGCTGGGAATGTTCCTCGGCTTAGAGCGCGAGTGGTCACAGAAGTCCGCCGGCATCCGGACGTTCTCGCTGATCAGCCTCATCGGCGCGGTCTTTACGATTATGGCGCTCGAGACAGCGCTGGGCGAGGCGCTGCTCGTTCTCGGTGGCCTGCTCGTCATCGTCCAGGGCGTCCTGCTCGCCGTCCAGGGGCTGACCGACGAGGACGAGGACGCCGGCCTCTCGCTGACGACGTCGGTTTCGATGCTCGTCGCCTACGGCGTCGGCGCGCTGGTCGCCGCTGGCTTCATCCTCGAGGGCGTCACCGTCGCCGTGCTCTCGTCGCTGTTGCTCGTCCTCAAGCGGGAACTGCACGCGTTCGCGTGGGGGCTCTCCCGCGAGGAGATGCGCGCGAGCACGGAGTTTGCCATCCTCGCGTTCGTCATCTATCCGCTGCTGCCGGCGGAATGGACGCTCGAGGTCGGCGAGCTGTCGATTCCGATCGAGCCCCAGATCATCTGGCTGATGGTCGTCGCCGTCGCGGGTATCGGCATCGTCAACTACGCGATCGTCTCGAGCTACGGCGGCCGGGGCATCGCCATCACGGGCTTTTTCGGTGGGCTCGCTTCCTCGACGGCCGTCGTCGGGACGATGCTCGATCACGTCCGCCAGCGGCCCGAAGCCGCCTCCTACGCCGTCGCCGCGATCCTGCTCGCCGACGCGGCGATGGCCACGCGCAACCTCGCCATCGCCGTCGCGTTCACCGTCGGCACCGGCGTCCCGACGCTGCTCGAGGCGATCGTCCCCCTCGGCGCAGTGATCGTCCTCGCGTTCGTCATCGCCGGGCTCACCGCCGAGTGGGGCGAATCGATGCCGATGGATCTCGAGAGCCCGTTCTCGATGAAAAACGCCTTGGGCTTCGGCGCGATCTTTCTCGTCGTCCTCGTCTTCGGCTCGCTCGCCGAGACCTGGTTCGGCACCCTCGGCTTCTACGCGACCGCCGCCGCCAGCGGCCTGGTCTCGAGCGCCGGCGCGACCACTTCGGCCGTCGTCCTCTACCGTGGGGGCCAGCTCGACGGCCCCGAGGCGACGATCGCCATCCTGCTGGCGACGGTCTCGAGCATCGTCGTCAAGGCGCTGTTGGCCTCGACGTCGACGAACGCCCAATTCCGTCGCCGCGTGGCCGTCTCGAGTGGGCTCTTGCTCGTCGGTGGGGCGATCGCCTCGATCGTCGTGATCCTCTAG
- the sucD gene encoding succinate--CoA ligase subunit alpha — protein sequence MSVLVDEDTRVVVQGITGGEGKFHARQMMKYGTNVVAGAVPGKGGQDVDGIPVYDTVAQAVEEENADTSVIFVPPAFAGDAIFEALDTDLDLAVAITEGVPTQDMSRVKKRLSETDTRLIGPNCPGLITPGEAKLGILPGNIFSEGDVGLVSRSGTLTYQVVDNLTNRGIGQTTAIGIGGDPIIGTSFIDALELFENDPDTKAIAMCGEIGGEDEEEAAAYIDEHVDTPVAGFIAGRTAPPGKRMGHAGAIVSGSGTGTAESKINALNDAGVPVGDTPEEVADHIESFL from the coding sequence ATGAGCGTACTCGTCGACGAGGACACCCGCGTCGTGGTACAGGGCATCACCGGTGGCGAGGGGAAGTTCCACGCCCGACAGATGATGAAGTACGGCACCAACGTGGTCGCTGGCGCGGTGCCAGGCAAGGGCGGCCAGGACGTCGACGGCATCCCCGTCTACGACACCGTTGCCCAGGCCGTCGAGGAGGAAAACGCCGACACCTCCGTGATCTTCGTTCCGCCCGCCTTCGCCGGTGACGCGATCTTCGAGGCGCTCGACACCGACCTCGATCTCGCCGTCGCCATCACCGAAGGCGTCCCGACCCAGGACATGTCCCGCGTGAAAAAGCGCCTTTCGGAGACGGACACCCGTCTCATCGGCCCGAACTGTCCCGGCCTGATCACCCCCGGCGAGGCCAAACTCGGCATCCTCCCCGGAAACATCTTCTCCGAGGGTGACGTCGGTCTCGTCTCCCGTTCTGGCACCCTGACCTACCAGGTCGTCGACAACCTCACCAACCGCGGCATCGGTCAGACCACCGCCATCGGTATCGGCGGCGACCCGATCATCGGCACGAGCTTCATCGACGCCTTAGAGCTGTTCGAGAACGACCCCGACACGAAGGCCATCGCCATGTGCGGTGAGATCGGTGGCGAGGACGAAGAGGAGGCCGCAGCGTACATCGACGAGCACGTCGACACACCCGTCGCCGGCTTCATCGCCGGCCGCACCGCGCCGCCGGGCAAACGCATGGGCCACGCCGGTGCGATCGTCTCCGGCTCCGGTACGGGGACGGCAGAGAGCAAGATCAACGCGCTGAACGACGCGGGCGTCCCCGTCGGTGACACCCCCGAGGAAGTCGCCGACCACATCGAGAGCTTCCTCTAG
- the sucC gene encoding ADP-forming succinate--CoA ligase subunit beta, translating to MKLHEYQAKGVFADAGIPTPESTLASDVDGVLEAAEEIGYPVAIKAQVQVGGRGKAGGIKLADDEEEAREAADAILGMDLKGYHVEQVLVEQAVDFTDELYVGVTMDRGEGKPVAMVSTKGGVDIEAVAEETPEAIASEHVDPAFGMHPYQARKAVYDAGVDPELARDVASVLTTLYQLWDDKDGADAEINPLMVTADDEIIAADAVMNVDEDALFRQPELAEMEAEAASGDELERKADEYDFDYVRLEGNTGIIGNGAGLVMTTLDLVDYYGGEPANFLDVGGGAKASRIANALDMVFSDDNVDSVVFNIFGGITRGDEVAKGINEALEQFDEIPKPVVVRLAGTNWEEGMEILNEELVTVEETLEEAVQRAVAYAEEVNQ from the coding sequence ATGAAGCTACACGAGTATCAGGCGAAGGGAGTCTTCGCCGACGCCGGGATTCCGACGCCGGAGTCGACACTCGCCTCCGACGTCGACGGCGTCCTGGAGGCGGCCGAGGAGATCGGCTACCCGGTCGCGATCAAAGCGCAGGTACAGGTCGGCGGCCGTGGCAAGGCCGGCGGGATCAAACTCGCCGACGACGAGGAAGAGGCCCGCGAGGCGGCCGACGCCATCCTCGGGATGGACCTCAAGGGCTACCACGTCGAACAGGTGCTAGTCGAGCAGGCTGTCGACTTCACCGACGAACTCTACGTCGGGGTCACGATGGACCGTGGCGAGGGCAAGCCCGTTGCGATGGTCTCGACCAAAGGTGGCGTCGACATCGAGGCCGTCGCCGAGGAGACGCCCGAGGCGATCGCCTCCGAGCACGTCGACCCTGCCTTCGGCATGCACCCCTACCAGGCGCGCAAGGCCGTCTACGACGCGGGCGTCGACCCCGAACTCGCTCGCGACGTCGCTTCCGTCCTGACGACGCTCTACCAGCTCTGGGACGACAAAGACGGCGCCGACGCCGAGATCAACCCGCTGATGGTCACCGCAGACGACGAGATCATCGCCGCGGACGCCGTGATGAACGTCGACGAAGACGCCCTCTTCCGCCAGCCCGAGCTAGCGGAAATGGAAGCGGAGGCCGCAAGCGGCGACGAACTCGAGCGCAAAGCTGACGAGTACGACTTCGACTACGTCCGCCTCGAGGGTAACACGGGGATCATCGGCAACGGTGCCGGCCTCGTGATGACGACGCTCGACCTCGTCGACTACTACGGCGGCGAGCCAGCGAACTTCCTCGACGTCGGCGGTGGCGCGAAGGCCTCGCGCATCGCCAACGCCCTGGACATGGTGTTCTCCGACGACAACGTCGACAGCGTCGTGTTCAACATCTTCGGCGGCATCACCCGCGGCGACGAAGTGGCGAAAGGGATCAACGAGGCGCTCGAGCAGTTCGACGAGATCCCGAAGCCGGTCGTCGTCCGCCTGGCAGGAACGAACTGGGAGGAAGGCATGGAAATTCTCAACGAGGAGCTCGTGACGGTCGAAGAAACCCTCGAAGAGGCGGTTCAGCGTGCCGTTGCCTACGCTGAGGAGGTGAACCAATGA
- a CDS encoding pyridoxal phosphate-dependent aminotransferase, translating to MTEFSDRIEQVSISGIREVFEAAGEDAINLGIGQPDFPTPEHARRAAIEAIEAEKTDAYTSNKGILELREAISTRYDRDYGLAIDPADVIATAGGSEALHLVLEAHVDPGEEVIFPDPGFVAYDALTRIAGGTPRPVPLREDLTLDPATVEEAITDETAVFVVNSPGNPTGAVQDEADMREFARIADEHDVLCLSDEVYERIVFEGTHRSPMAFAETDNVVVVSACSKTYSMTGWRLGWVTGSNRRIERMLRVHQYAQACASAPAQYAAEAALSGPQDCVEEMVEAFEHRRDVVLDGLEDAGLEVPTPQGAFYVMPKVPEGWCEEVLSRDVVVVPGEAFGEHGAGYARLSYATGTEELKEALEIIHDATRAVQ from the coding sequence ATGACGGAGTTCTCCGACCGAATCGAGCAGGTGTCGATCAGCGGCATTCGTGAAGTGTTCGAGGCCGCAGGCGAGGACGCGATCAACCTCGGGATCGGCCAGCCCGACTTCCCGACGCCCGAGCACGCCCGACGAGCGGCGATCGAGGCAATCGAGGCGGAGAAGACCGACGCCTACACCTCGAACAAGGGGATCCTCGAACTTCGCGAGGCGATCTCGACGCGGTACGACCGCGACTACGGGCTCGCGATCGACCCGGCAGACGTCATCGCCACCGCGGGCGGGAGCGAGGCGCTGCACCTCGTCCTCGAGGCGCACGTCGATCCGGGCGAAGAGGTGATCTTCCCGGATCCAGGCTTCGTCGCCTACGACGCCCTGACGCGCATCGCCGGGGGGACGCCCAGACCCGTCCCGCTGCGCGAAGACCTCACCCTCGATCCGGCGACCGTGGAGGAGGCGATCACCGACGAGACGGCCGTCTTCGTGGTCAACAGCCCGGGGAACCCGACCGGCGCCGTCCAGGACGAAGCCGACATGCGCGAGTTCGCCCGCATCGCCGACGAGCACGACGTGCTCTGTCTCTCCGACGAGGTGTACGAACGGATCGTCTTCGAGGGCACCCACCGCTCGCCGATGGCGTTCGCCGAGACGGACAACGTCGTCGTCGTTAGCGCCTGTTCGAAGACGTACTCGATGACCGGCTGGCGGCTGGGCTGGGTCACCGGCTCGAACCGCCGGATCGAACGGATGCTGCGGGTGCACCAGTACGCCCAGGCCTGTGCGTCCGCGCCCGCACAGTACGCTGCCGAGGCGGCTCTCTCTGGCCCACAGGACTGCGTCGAGGAGATGGTCGAGGCGTTCGAGCACCGCCGGGACGTCGTCCTCGACGGCCTCGAGGACGCCGGCCTCGAGGTGCCGACCCCACAGGGGGCGTTCTACGTGATGCCGAAGGTGCCCGAGGGCTGGTGTGAGGAGGTCCTCTCCCGGGACGTCGTCGTCGTCCCCGGCGAGGCGTTCGGGGAACACGGTGCGGGCTACGCCCGCCTCTCGTATGCGACCGGGACCGAGGAGTTGAAGGAGGCGCTCGAGATCATCCACGACGCGACGCGGGCGGTCCAGTAG